A DNA window from Pedobacter africanus contains the following coding sequences:
- a CDS encoding histone deacetylase family protein — protein MVKIAWHPLYAHPLPEGHRFPMVKYELIPEQLLHEGVITAANLFSPEALDEEIVLLTHQQAYWQQLKELSLPVREQRRIGFPLTGQLVERELRIAKGTVQGALFAQQVGIAFNVAGGTHHAGSNWGEGFCLLNDQAIAANYLLKTGLAKRILIIDLDVHQGNGTAEIFYDKPEVFTFSMHGDKNFPFRKETSDLDIALEDGTANEVFLEKLKAILPVLLAHQPDFVFYLSGVDVLETDKLGKLALTKAGCRERDRIVLQFCKDNRLPVQVSMGGGYSPAIKDIVDAHCSTFKIGLDIFE, from the coding sequence ATGGTGAAAATTGCATGGCATCCGCTGTATGCACATCCATTGCCAGAGGGGCACCGTTTTCCGATGGTAAAGTATGAATTGATTCCGGAGCAGTTGCTTCATGAAGGAGTGATTACAGCAGCCAATTTATTCTCGCCCGAAGCCCTTGATGAAGAAATTGTACTGTTAACCCATCAACAGGCTTACTGGCAGCAATTGAAGGAGCTTAGTTTGCCGGTAAGGGAACAGCGCAGAATAGGCTTCCCCTTAACAGGACAATTGGTAGAAAGGGAACTCAGGATCGCGAAAGGGACAGTTCAGGGCGCATTGTTTGCGCAGCAGGTTGGGATTGCATTTAATGTAGCTGGAGGTACACATCATGCTGGAAGTAACTGGGGTGAAGGGTTCTGTCTATTGAACGATCAGGCCATCGCAGCAAACTATTTGTTAAAAACAGGGCTGGCAAAGCGTATCCTTATCATCGATCTGGATGTGCACCAGGGAAATGGTACAGCTGAGATTTTTTACGATAAACCCGAAGTGTTTACTTTTTCTATGCATGGCGATAAGAATTTTCCCTTTAGAAAGGAAACCTCCGATCTTGATATAGCACTAGAGGATGGGACTGCGAACGAAGTGTTTCTGGAAAAATTAAAGGCAATACTTCCCGTACTTTTAGCCCATCAACCCGATTTTGTTTTTTACCTTTCGGGTGTGGATGTGCTGGAGACTGATAAATTGGGTAAACTGGCTTTGACTAAGGCCGGATGCAGGGAAAGAGATAGGATAGTGCTGCAGTTTTGCAAAGACAACCGTTTGCCGGTTCAGGTCAGCATGGGCGGAGGGTATTCTCCAGCCATAAAAGATATTGTTGATGCACATTGCAGCACATTTAAAATTGGTTTAGATATTTTTGAATAA
- a CDS encoding DNA topoisomerase 3 — MKIVIAEKPSVGRELAKVFGATTKKDGYIEGKGYSFTWAFGHLLQLAPPQEYGFIGWRRQHLPMLPKKFKLAIRKIKTKDGMVEDPGVRKQLDIIKKLFDEATEIIVATDAGREGELIFRYIYYFLKCKKPFKRLWISSQTDEAIKEGFRNLKPGTDYDTLFNSAHCRSESDWLVGMNATQALSISAGNRSVLSLGRVQTPTLAMICSRYLEIKNFVPQTYYQLAIQLDKDGQLFRAMSVSNFDKKEEAEELLAKIEDVASGFNNGGKILNVEAKPRKEPPPLLHDLSSLQQEANKRKGFTADQTLSLLQGLYESKLVTYPRTGSRYIGDDIFAGVPNLIEKAKAHPDFSRQAEFLLTVPLNKRSVNAKKVTDHHAILPTGESPYQLSGDKQAIYDMIVGRMLEAFHQECVKEITKISVESGSLFVANGTVIRSAGWRSVFNEADEEKKDEDNPALPKVKKGEELPVTNKALLEKQTKPKAMYNEASLLKALETSGKDIEDEELRYAMKDSGLGTPATRAAIIETLINREYVSREKRNLVPTAKGLAVYDVVKDQKIAQAELTGQWEKRLEEIRSGASVVDFKAEIADYTKLITNELLLAGNTLAQKLAEPKEESK; from the coding sequence ATGAAGATTGTTATTGCAGAGAAACCTTCGGTAGGGCGTGAGTTGGCAAAGGTTTTTGGTGCTACAACTAAAAAAGATGGGTATATTGAGGGAAAAGGCTATTCTTTTACCTGGGCGTTCGGGCATTTGTTACAGCTGGCCCCACCGCAGGAATATGGATTTATTGGCTGGAGAAGGCAGCATCTGCCCATGCTTCCTAAGAAGTTTAAGCTGGCCATACGGAAAATAAAGACCAAAGATGGGATGGTGGAAGATCCAGGGGTGAGGAAACAACTGGATATCATTAAAAAGCTCTTTGATGAGGCTACCGAAATCATTGTTGCAACCGATGCCGGGCGTGAGGGAGAGCTTATTTTTCGGTACATCTATTACTTTTTAAAATGTAAAAAGCCTTTTAAAAGATTGTGGATATCCTCTCAAACAGATGAAGCTATAAAAGAAGGCTTCAGAAATCTGAAACCGGGAACAGATTACGATACCCTGTTCAATTCGGCACATTGCCGTTCTGAGTCGGATTGGCTGGTGGGGATGAACGCTACCCAGGCACTGAGCATCTCGGCTGGTAACCGCTCGGTTTTATCGTTGGGTAGGGTGCAGACGCCTACATTGGCCATGATCTGCTCTCGCTACCTGGAGATTAAAAATTTTGTGCCCCAAACCTATTACCAGCTAGCCATACAGCTGGATAAGGATGGGCAACTTTTCAGAGCAATGTCTGTCAGCAATTTTGATAAAAAAGAGGAAGCAGAAGAACTGCTGGCTAAAATTGAGGATGTGGCCTCGGGATTTAACAATGGGGGTAAAATCTTAAATGTAGAAGCTAAACCGCGTAAAGAACCGCCTCCGCTGCTACACGATCTGAGCAGCCTGCAGCAGGAAGCCAATAAACGTAAGGGCTTTACAGCCGATCAGACCTTGAGTTTGCTGCAGGGGCTATACGAAAGCAAGCTGGTTACCTATCCGCGTACCGGCAGCCGCTACATTGGTGATGATATCTTTGCAGGTGTGCCTAACCTGATAGAGAAAGCTAAAGCGCATCCTGATTTTAGCCGGCAGGCAGAGTTTCTGCTGACTGTTCCTTTGAACAAGAGGAGTGTCAATGCAAAAAAAGTGACCGATCACCATGCTATTCTGCCTACAGGCGAATCTCCTTACCAATTAAGTGGTGATAAACAGGCCATTTATGATATGATAGTAGGACGAATGCTCGAAGCATTTCACCAGGAATGTGTGAAAGAGATCACCAAAATATCTGTAGAATCAGGCTCCCTGTTTGTGGCAAACGGAACCGTGATCCGCTCTGCGGGATGGCGTTCGGTATTCAATGAGGCCGATGAAGAAAAGAAAGATGAAGACAATCCGGCGCTGCCCAAAGTAAAAAAAGGAGAGGAACTGCCCGTTACCAATAAGGCCCTGCTGGAAAAACAAACCAAACCTAAGGCCATGTATAACGAAGCTTCTCTATTGAAGGCATTGGAGACCTCGGGTAAGGACATTGAGGATGAAGAGTTGAGATACGCCATGAAAGACAGCGGACTGGGTACACCTGCAACCAGGGCGGCAATTATAGAAACACTGATCAACAGGGAGTATGTGAGCCGGGAAAAACGGAACCTGGTGCCTACAGCAAAAGGTTTGGCGGTATATGATGTGGTTAAAGACCAGAAAATTGCCCAGGCTGAATTAACTGGGCAATGGGAGAAACGCCTAGAAGAGATCCGTTCGGGAGCTTCGGTTGTTGATTTTAAAGCTGAGATTGCCGATTATACAAAACTGATCACCAATGAGCTTTTGCTTGCAGGCAACACCCTGGCCCAGAAACTGGCCGAACCAAAAGAAGAAAGTAAATGA
- a CDS encoding MBL fold metallo-hydrolase: protein MRKAMYSILIVIVVLALLTVWVLSWPVFGTAPKGERLARLSKLANFKDGTLSNLSPTPMKPDSISYWDMIVGMIKGNENSAPKKTLPHVRPDFSETDKTRITWFGHSSYLIQVDGVKILVDPVFSKRPSPFSYIGTGSYMGTDFVKCEDFPELDIVLITHDHYDHLDYQSILKLKSKTRLFITSLGAGAHLEYWGVPSKQIVELTWGEETIAKGLKFTAAPARHFTGRGFKRNQSLWSAFILQASKHKLYLGGDSGYDTHFKKTGKQHGPFDLAILECGQYNAYWPLIHMFPEQTVHAAKDLNAKVLLPVHWAKFTLAMHAWNEPAIRVTRKARTENLKITTPLLGEQVILDESYPSKEWWLD from the coding sequence ATGAGGAAAGCTATGTATTCCATATTAATTGTTATTGTTGTATTGGCTTTGCTGACCGTATGGGTATTGAGCTGGCCCGTATTTGGGACTGCCCCTAAAGGCGAACGTTTGGCGCGTCTTTCAAAATTGGCTAATTTTAAAGATGGTACACTTTCAAACCTATCGCCAACTCCAATGAAGCCCGATAGTATAAGTTATTGGGATATGATTGTGGGGATGATCAAGGGAAATGAAAATAGTGCACCTAAAAAGACGCTGCCCCATGTGAGGCCCGACTTTTCTGAAACGGATAAAACCAGGATTACCTGGTTTGGGCACTCTTCTTACCTGATACAGGTGGATGGCGTTAAAATCCTGGTAGATCCTGTTTTTAGCAAGCGTCCGTCGCCTTTTTCTTATATCGGTACGGGAAGTTATATGGGGACTGACTTCGTTAAATGTGAAGATTTTCCTGAACTCGATATTGTGCTGATTACGCACGATCATTATGATCACCTGGACTATCAAAGTATCCTGAAGCTCAAAAGCAAGACCCGGCTTTTTATTACCTCGCTTGGCGCGGGTGCGCATCTGGAATATTGGGGTGTGCCTTCAAAACAGATCGTTGAACTGACATGGGGGGAAGAAACGATTGCTAAAGGGCTGAAATTTACAGCTGCTCCAGCACGCCATTTTACCGGCAGGGGCTTTAAAAGGAATCAGAGTTTATGGTCTGCCTTTATTTTACAGGCTTCTAAACATAAGCTGTACCTTGGTGGGGATTCGGGCTATGACACTCATTTTAAAAAAACAGGGAAGCAGCATGGACCTTTTGATCTTGCCATTCTGGAGTGTGGACAGTACAATGCCTACTGGCCGCTGATACATATGTTTCCTGAACAAACTGTACATGCCGCCAAGGATTTAAATGCAAAAGTGTTGCTGCCGGTTCACTGGGCTAAGTTTACGCTGGCCATGCATGCCTGGAACGAACCAGCCATCCGTGTAACCAGGAAAGCCCGTACAGAAAACCTGAAAATCACAACGCCATTATTGGGAGAACAGGTTATATTAGATGAAAGTTATCCGTCGAAAGAATGGTGGCTGGATTAG
- a CDS encoding DUF1801 domain-containing protein, producing MAVKTDFIEIFQTIRAVLQPYATLGFSNRINSEVTYDLWSDKNVEIEGQKRNEIYFAGLMIKKSHVGFYYMPVYAEPEMKKIFDPSLLKLLKGKSCFHLKKLDDELLGHIESALAEGYRLYKEKGWV from the coding sequence ATGGCAGTAAAGACAGATTTTATAGAAATATTTCAAACCATAAGGGCGGTGCTCCAGCCTTATGCTACCTTGGGGTTCAGCAACAGGATCAATAGTGAAGTAACCTATGACCTGTGGAGTGACAAGAATGTGGAAATTGAAGGGCAAAAAAGAAATGAAATATACTTTGCCGGCCTGATGATCAAAAAAAGCCATGTCGGTTTTTATTACATGCCGGTATATGCAGAACCCGAGATGAAAAAGATTTTTGACCCCTCACTGTTAAAGTTATTAAAAGGGAAATCCTGCTTTCACCTCAAAAAACTGGATGACGAACTTCTGGGACATATCGAAAGTGCTTTGGCTGAAGGCTATAGGTTATATAAGGAAAAGGGTTGGGTGTAG
- the miaA gene encoding tRNA (adenosine(37)-N6)-dimethylallyltransferase MiaA — protein MSEYKKPLLVVLGPTASGKTKLAVNLANTLNGEIVSADSRQVFEGMDIGTGKDLDEYVIADRKVPYHLINIRQAGDSYNVNEFKEDFYSIFTKISDRNLLPVLCGGSGMYIHSIFQDHQYTAIPPNHTLRASLSDLELTVLRELLSGYSHKFRAHADLSSRKRVIRAIEVSDYLSSNTLEKKERPAFDSCVVGLAPEIDQRRKKIIDRLSVRLKKGLIEEVEELIASGVSKDKLIFYGLEYKFVVAYLSGKFNYNELQEKLTIAICQFAKRQMTFFRKMEKDGVKINWIDSPDQAEQFAWAMAIYNGHFNNPV, from the coding sequence ATGAGCGAATATAAAAAGCCATTACTGGTTGTGTTGGGGCCTACCGCTTCAGGTAAAACCAAGTTGGCTGTCAATCTGGCAAATACTTTAAACGGGGAAATTGTGAGTGCCGATAGCAGGCAGGTGTTTGAGGGAATGGATATTGGCACAGGGAAAGATCTGGATGAATATGTTATTGCCGACAGGAAAGTTCCCTACCATTTAATCAATATCAGGCAGGCGGGTGACAGCTATAATGTAAATGAGTTTAAAGAGGATTTTTATAGCATTTTTACAAAAATAAGCGACAGAAATCTGCTTCCTGTACTTTGCGGAGGGAGCGGGATGTATATTCACAGTATTTTTCAGGATCATCAATATACCGCCATTCCGCCAAATCATACACTCAGAGCATCTTTGTCTGATTTGGAACTGACAGTATTGCGCGAGCTTTTGTCAGGTTATTCTCATAAATTCCGCGCACATGCCGATCTCTCTTCCAGAAAAAGAGTAATCAGAGCCATAGAAGTTTCGGATTATTTATCCTCAAATACACTGGAAAAAAAAGAACGCCCGGCTTTCGATTCTTGTGTGGTTGGTCTGGCTCCGGAAATTGACCAGCGTCGTAAAAAGATCATCGACCGGCTTTCGGTCAGGTTAAAGAAAGGGTTAATTGAGGAAGTGGAAGAATTGATAGCTTCGGGGGTTTCAAAAGATAAACTGATATTCTACGGTCTTGAATATAAGTTTGTTGTAGCTTATCTTTCGGGCAAATTTAATTACAATGAGCTTCAGGAGAAATTAACTATTGCGATATGTCAGTTTGCGAAGCGCCAGATGACCTTTTTCAGAAAAATGGAAAAGGATGGGGTGAAGATTAACTGGATAGATTCTCCGGATCAGGCCGAACAGTTTGCCTGGGCCATGGCCATATACAATGGCCATTTCAATAACCCTGTTTAA
- a CDS encoding outer membrane beta-barrel protein: MKKVTKIFAIAAGLFILSATATQAQQRENAKGVRLGVGISAGAPTDGSPFKLAYGADLGFQFELSRELALTATGGYTSYKAKDGQGDDYNMIPVKGGVKVFPQIGGLYLSGEAGCGFGTKKDVKEAFIYSGGIGYQTAGGFDIGARYEGVTQQKESISYRPQNGQFALRLAYSFKL; the protein is encoded by the coding sequence ATGAAAAAAGTTACAAAAATTTTCGCGATTGCAGCAGGTCTTTTTATTTTGAGCGCAACAGCAACTCAGGCACAACAAAGAGAAAATGCTAAAGGTGTTCGTTTAGGTGTGGGTATCAGTGCCGGTGCGCCAACTGATGGTTCTCCATTTAAACTGGCTTACGGTGCAGACCTGGGCTTCCAGTTTGAGTTGTCAAGGGAACTGGCGCTTACGGCTACAGGTGGTTATACTTCATACAAAGCAAAAGACGGACAGGGAGATGATTATAACATGATCCCCGTAAAAGGTGGTGTTAAGGTATTTCCTCAAATTGGAGGTTTATATTTATCAGGTGAGGCCGGTTGTGGTTTCGGTACCAAGAAAGATGTTAAAGAAGCTTTCATTTATTCAGGTGGTATAGGTTACCAGACTGCTGGTGGTTTTGACATCGGTGCAAGATACGAAGGTGTTACTCAGCAAAAAGAGTCGATTTCTTACAGACCACAAAACGGTCAGTTTGCATTGCGTTTAGCTTACAGCTTCAAACTGTAA
- a CDS encoding DUF3347 domain-containing protein codes for MRKYLAVMLITGIVSCTNTEKKVAGNSDTTAKVEAAVQNNVELKDAKVQAIYDGYIALKNTLVNTNFDEAKKTAAALGPVLAAYKGCENTALIADRIASAKDVAAQRKEFTALSTDVIALFKHADLKKGSIYVQHCPMANNGDGGDWLAAENKIQNPYYGDEMMECGRVLEEIKPAM; via the coding sequence ATGAGGAAATACCTGGCAGTAATGCTAATCACAGGGATAGTTTCCTGCACAAATACAGAGAAAAAAGTAGCAGGGAATTCGGATACAACAGCAAAAGTGGAAGCTGCCGTACAAAACAACGTAGAATTGAAAGATGCTAAAGTGCAGGCCATTTATGATGGTTATATTGCATTAAAAAACACACTGGTAAATACCAATTTCGATGAAGCAAAAAAAACTGCAGCAGCACTCGGACCTGTTTTGGCCGCTTACAAAGGATGTGAAAATACCGCTTTGATTGCCGATAGAATTGCTTCTGCAAAAGATGTAGCTGCACAGCGTAAAGAGTTTACTGCTTTGAGTACTGATGTGATTGCTTTGTTTAAACATGCCGACTTGAAAAAAGGATCTATTTACGTACAGCATTGTCCAATGGCCAATAATGGGGATGGAGGCGATTGGCTGGCTGCAGAAAACAAAATCCAGAACCCATACTATGGAGATGAAATGATGGAATGCGGTCGTGTTCTGGAAGAAATTAAACCTGCTATGTAG
- a CDS encoding citrate synthase yields MSDIAEIKIDGKVYEFPVITGTEGEKAIDISKLRDLTGHITLDFGYKNTGSTKSAITFLDGELGILKYRGYPIEELAEKSNFLEVAYLLIYGELPTQEQLTNFQAQISRHTLIHEDMKKFLDGYPSKSHPMAQLASLVCSLSTFYPESLKANSSPETMDLTMIKLLAKFPTIVSFIYKKSLGHPLIYPKNKYDYVSNFLYMIFGQRTEEVEIDPVVVSAMNTLLILHADHEQNCSASTVRMVGSSDCNLYASVSAGIDALWGPLHGGANQAVIEMLELIKEDGGDTEKWINKAKDKNDPFRMMGFGHRVYKNFDPRAKIIKKACDDVLEKLGINDPVLEIAKKLEEAALSDPYFVERKLYPNVDFYSGIIYRALGFPTDMFTVLFALGRLPGWIAQWKEMHENKEPIGRPRQIYVGYTDRTFTKIEDR; encoded by the coding sequence ATGTCAGATATTGCAGAAATTAAGATTGATGGAAAGGTGTATGAATTTCCCGTTATCACTGGTACCGAAGGGGAGAAAGCTATAGATATTTCTAAACTCAGGGATTTAACGGGACACATTACTTTAGACTTTGGGTACAAGAATACGGGATCTACAAAAAGCGCGATTACTTTTTTGGACGGTGAACTTGGGATTTTGAAATACCGTGGCTATCCTATTGAAGAACTGGCTGAGAAATCAAACTTTTTAGAGGTTGCATATCTGCTGATATATGGTGAGTTGCCTACACAAGAGCAGCTGACAAATTTTCAAGCGCAAATCAGCAGGCATACACTTATCCATGAGGACATGAAGAAATTCCTGGATGGATATCCGTCCAAGTCTCACCCTATGGCCCAGCTTGCATCACTGGTTTGTTCCTTATCTACATTTTATCCGGAATCTTTAAAAGCCAATTCATCGCCTGAAACAATGGACCTGACGATGATCAAGCTGCTCGCAAAGTTCCCCACAATCGTTTCTTTCATTTATAAAAAATCCTTAGGTCACCCGCTGATCTATCCAAAAAATAAATACGACTATGTAAGCAACTTCCTGTATATGATTTTTGGTCAGCGTACAGAAGAGGTAGAAATTGATCCTGTAGTGGTAAGCGCTATGAATACTCTGCTGATTTTGCATGCTGATCACGAACAAAACTGCTCAGCATCAACAGTTAGAATGGTAGGCTCCTCCGACTGTAACCTTTATGCTTCTGTTTCAGCTGGTATTGATGCTTTATGGGGGCCGCTTCATGGTGGTGCCAATCAGGCGGTAATTGAAATGCTGGAGTTGATTAAAGAGGATGGAGGGGATACCGAAAAATGGATCAATAAAGCCAAAGATAAAAATGATCCTTTCCGTATGATGGGCTTTGGACATAGGGTATATAAAAACTTTGACCCACGTGCCAAAATCATTAAAAAAGCCTGTGATGATGTACTTGAGAAACTAGGTATCAACGATCCGGTACTGGAAATTGCCAAGAAACTGGAAGAAGCCGCATTGAGCGATCCTTATTTTGTTGAGCGTAAACTTTATCCTAACGTGGATTTCTATTCAGGGATCATATACAGGGCGCTAGGATTTCCTACGGATATGTTTACGGTATTGTTTGCCCTTGGTCGTTTACCGGGATGGATTGCGCAGTGGAAAGAAATGCATGAAAACAAAGAGCCTATCGGTCGTCCACGTCAGATTTATGTTGGATATACCGACAGGACCTTCACTAAAATTGAAGACAGATAA
- a CDS encoding MFS transporter — protein sequence MPLRFLIAALRGLIAEKKTFAQAFGLEAFKLFANYKMALFFIFSMFLGGALQLTNAYGDVFLDEFKLFPVYADSFVIRYSTIIMSISQVSETLFILAIPFFLKQFGIKKVIVIAMFAWVLRFGFFAYGDPTGNLWMIVMSCIVYGMAFDFFNISGSLFVETSTTPKTRSSAQGMFMMMTNGFGAVFGSLVSGWMIDKYFTRSYSDVQSLATYAQTDAKNEHLLSFLKNKGISILENGSLSRVLDIKDWHSIWLSFTCYALIITIVFAVMFKHKHNKAEETAIKAMGH from the coding sequence ATGCCTTTACGCTTCCTAATTGCCGCCCTGAGGGGCCTTATAGCTGAGAAAAAAACATTTGCCCAGGCATTCGGACTGGAAGCTTTTAAACTCTTTGCCAATTATAAAATGGCTTTGTTTTTTATCTTTTCTATGTTTTTAGGCGGTGCCCTACAGCTTACTAACGCCTATGGAGACGTGTTTTTGGACGAGTTCAAATTGTTTCCGGTATATGCCGATTCTTTTGTGATCCGGTATTCTACCATCATTATGTCCATATCACAGGTCTCCGAAACCCTTTTCATCCTGGCCATTCCCTTTTTCCTGAAGCAGTTCGGAATTAAAAAGGTGATCGTAATTGCCATGTTTGCCTGGGTATTGCGTTTTGGGTTCTTTGCCTATGGCGATCCTACCGGCAATCTGTGGATGATCGTCATGTCTTGTATTGTATATGGCATGGCCTTCGATTTCTTTAACATTTCAGGCTCTCTATTTGTAGAAACCTCCACTACCCCCAAAACAAGATCTTCTGCACAGGGCATGTTTATGATGATGACCAACGGTTTTGGTGCCGTATTTGGCAGCCTGGTTTCCGGCTGGATGATAGATAAGTACTTTACCAGATCGTATAGCGATGTCCAATCTCTTGCAACTTACGCGCAAACGGATGCTAAAAATGAGCATCTGCTAAGCTTTCTGAAAAACAAAGGCATCAGTATATTGGAAAATGGCAGCCTGAGCCGTGTATTGGACATTAAGGACTGGCACAGCATCTGGCTCTCATTTACCTGCTATGCACTCATCATTACCATTGTATTTGCTGTTATGTTTAAGCACAAACACAATAAGGCTGAGGAAACTGCCATCAAAGCCATGGGACATTGA
- a CDS encoding MFS transporter, whose amino-acid sequence MMNVKFRLTLMSFMQFFVWGAWLITIANYWFGTKQWDGTQFGAIFATMGFASLVMPTLTGIIADKWVNAEVLYGILHIMYAAVLFYLPQVNSPDSFFWVMLLAMCFYMPTISLSNSISYTTLKLTQLDIIKNFPPIRVWGTIGFIVAMWTTNLTGNKATAYQFYIAGIAALALGLYAFTLPNCRPEGPYS is encoded by the coding sequence ATGATGAACGTTAAGTTTCGCTTAACCCTGATGAGTTTCATGCAATTCTTTGTTTGGGGTGCCTGGCTCATTACTATTGCAAATTACTGGTTTGGGACAAAACAATGGGACGGAACGCAGTTCGGGGCCATCTTCGCAACCATGGGCTTTGCCTCGCTGGTCATGCCAACTTTAACAGGGATTATTGCAGATAAATGGGTAAATGCCGAAGTATTGTACGGAATCCTCCACATAATGTATGCTGCTGTTTTGTTTTATCTGCCTCAGGTAAATAGTCCGGATTCGTTTTTCTGGGTAATGCTGCTGGCCATGTGTTTTTATATGCCCACCATTTCGCTGAGCAACTCCATTTCCTACACTACACTGAAATTAACCCAGCTAGACATTATCAAAAACTTCCCACCGATAAGGGTTTGGGGAACAATAGGCTTTATTGTGGCCATGTGGACGACCAATCTTACCGGCAATAAAGCTACCGCGTACCAGTTTTACATTGCCGGTATCGCTGCACTGGCACTGGGCTTGTATGCCTTTACGCTTCCTAATTGCCGCCCTGAGGGGCCTTATAGCTGA
- a CDS encoding bifunctional nuclease family protein, translating into MKKVKLDIVGLSYSQTQSGAYALVLGEVNGRRRLPIIIGAFEAQAIAIEIEKMTPSRPLTHDLFKTFAQIYNIEIREILIYNLVEGVFYAKLICTDGTTTQEIDARTSDAIALAVRFNAAIYTYEFILSSAGIVIEGNDFLFLENMDSLSKEQGTEDISSIPSSNYKSLSIEELNQKLQEAIAEEAYEKAARIRDELNKRNSK; encoded by the coding sequence ATGAAAAAAGTAAAACTAGACATTGTTGGTTTATCTTACAGCCAGACGCAATCGGGTGCCTACGCCCTCGTGCTTGGAGAGGTAAATGGCAGAAGGCGTTTGCCGATTATTATTGGTGCGTTTGAGGCACAGGCCATTGCCATAGAAATAGAAAAGATGACCCCAAGCAGGCCATTGACGCACGACCTGTTCAAAACCTTTGCGCAGATCTACAACATCGAAATCAGAGAAATCCTGATCTATAACTTGGTAGAGGGTGTTTTTTATGCGAAACTGATCTGTACCGATGGCACAACCACACAAGAAATTGATGCGCGCACTTCTGATGCCATTGCCTTGGCAGTAAGGTTTAACGCTGCCATTTATACCTACGAATTTATCCTTTCTTCAGCAGGTATTGTAATAGAAGGGAACGACTTTCTGTTCCTCGAAAACATGGACAGTCTATCCAAAGAACAGGGGACTGAAGACATCTCTTCCATACCTTCTTCAAACTATAAATCATTATCTATCGAAGAACTCAATCAAAAGCTTCAGGAAGCCATTGCAGAAGAAGCCTATGAAAAAGCCGCACGTATCCGGGATGAGCTAAACAAAAGAAATTCAAAATAA
- a CDS encoding electron transfer flavoprotein subunit alpha/FixB family protein translates to MSVLVYVEQVDGKFKKSVFEAVSYAKAIADKQNSNLTAVSIGNVADAELKELGKYGAAKVLNVSNDQLKNFVNQAYAAVIAEAAKKENADVVVLSNSFSGKGLAPRIAVKLKAGLVDGAVELPQLDGGKFQVKKTAFSGKAFALTELTSAVKVIALNPNAFGVKENAADAAIETFSPEIKSTDLAAIVKEIVRATNKISLPDAELVVSAGRGLKGPENWGMIEELAALLGAATACSKPVSDADWRPHSEHVGQTGIAISPNLYIAIGISGAIQHLAGVSSSKVIVVINKDPEAPFFKVADYGIVGDAFEVVPKLIEALKAHKG, encoded by the coding sequence ATGTCAGTTTTAGTATATGTAGAGCAAGTAGATGGTAAGTTTAAGAAATCTGTATTTGAAGCAGTTTCTTATGCAAAAGCCATTGCAGACAAACAAAATAGTAATTTAACAGCTGTTTCTATCGGGAATGTTGCCGATGCTGAATTAAAGGAATTAGGAAAATATGGTGCTGCTAAAGTATTAAATGTCTCGAATGACCAGCTGAAAAACTTTGTAAACCAAGCTTATGCTGCTGTAATTGCAGAAGCCGCAAAAAAAGAAAATGCTGATGTAGTGGTACTATCCAATTCCTTCTCCGGTAAAGGTTTAGCACCGCGTATTGCAGTAAAACTTAAAGCAGGGCTGGTGGATGGCGCAGTTGAACTACCACAACTGGATGGAGGAAAATTCCAGGTAAAGAAAACTGCTTTCTCCGGAAAAGCATTTGCCCTTACCGAGTTAACTTCAGCTGTTAAAGTAATTGCACTTAACCCGAATGCCTTTGGGGTTAAGGAAAATGCTGCTGATGCAGCTATTGAAACTTTTAGTCCTGAAATTAAATCGACGGATCTCGCAGCTATTGTAAAAGAAATTGTAAGGGCCACCAATAAAATATCCTTACCGGACGCAGAACTGGTAGTTTCGGCAGGAAGAGGTTTGAAAGGGCCAGAAAACTGGGGAATGATCGAAGAACTGGCGGCGCTGCTGGGTGCAGCAACAGCCTGTTCCAAGCCGGTTTCTGATGCCGATTGGAGGCCGCATTCAGAGCACGTTGGCCAGACAGGGATTGCCATCAGTCCGAACCTTTATATTGCTATCGGCATTTCAGGTGCCATCCAGCATCTTGCCGGAGTAAGTTCATCTAAAGTGATCGTGGTGATCAATAAAGACCCTGAAGCTCCTTTCTTCAAAGTTGCTGATTATGGAATTGTTGGGGATGCATTTGAAGTAGTACCAAAATTAATAGAAGCATTAAAAGCACATAAAGGTTAG